Proteins found in one Salvia splendens isolate huo1 chromosome 10, SspV2, whole genome shotgun sequence genomic segment:
- the LOC121751886 gene encoding DNA-directed RNA polymerase 3, chloroplastic-like, which translates to MSTPETLSFSHNTHISSSNFPQNLKLPSLHNPPPLLPPPISDATDHNYPGNADNLSILQVIPTNLRGESSGRVFIRDPPWISALFMKNLLFRSKKTSGVKLEFQEMERRKYYLLRRRQVKAETEAWQNMVEEYRELEREMCERKLAPNLPYFKKLMLGWFQPFREAIEKEQNLRRSLKNKVAFAPFIDALPADKIAIIVMHKIMSLLMVGGSEDRSVRVVEAAVQIGVAIEQEIRIQNFFKKEKNDKGREVVAEGEEDPSKEVSNLRQRVKRLIKRNRVNEVQKLLRSEEFLSWGRDTQAKLGCCLIELLTQSAYVQPPIDQTADCPPEVRPAFRHVFKIAAREPGQTIMKKYGAIECDPLVLHGLDKTVRHMIIPYVPMLVPPRRWKGYDKGGYLFLPSYLMRTHGSQKQQVAVRAVPSKQMQKVYEALDTLGTTKWRVNKRILSVVESLWAAGGNIAGLVNRENVPIPELLSNDEKEIKSWKWSVRKVKKINQERHSQRCDLELKLSVARKMKDEEGFYYPHNLDFRGRAYPMHPHLNHLSSDLCRGILEFAEGRPLGKSGLHWLKIHLANLYGGGVEKLSYDDRISFVENNIADILDSADNSLNGNRWWLKAEDPFQCLAACINLSEALKSSSPHTVISHLPIHQDGSCNGLQHYAALGRDSFEAAAVNLVAGDKPSDVYSEIAERVHKIMKRDSEKDPETDPNALLAKLLIGQVDRKLVKQTVMTSVYGVTYVGAREQIKRRLEEKGVISDDKMLFNAACYAARVTMAALEELFQAARAIMGWLGDCAKIIAQENQPVCWTTPLGLPVVQPYFKTQRHVIKTSLQVLALQREGDSVEVRKQRTAFPPNFVHSLDGSHMMMTAIACRSAGLRFAGVHDSFWTHACDVDRMNQILRRKFVELYSTPVLENLLKSFQTSHPTLTFPPLPERGDFDLEKVLESPYFFN; encoded by the exons ATGTCAACCCCCGAAACTCTCAGTTTCTCACACAACACCCATATTTCCTCGTCCAATTTCCCCCAAAACCTCAAACTCCCTTCACTTCACAATCCCCCCCCGCTTCTTCCACCTCCTATCTCCGACGCCACCGACCACAATTACCCCGGAAACGCCGACAATTTATCGATTTTGCAGGTAATTCCGACGAATTTGAGGGGTGAATCGAGCGGAAGGGTTTTCATTCGGGACCCTCCGTGGATTTCCgctcttttcatgaaaaacctGCTCTTTAGGAGCAAGAAAACCAGCGGGGTCAAGCTAGAGTTCCAGGAAATGGAGAGGAGGAAGTATTATTTGCTGCGGAGGAGGCAGGTGAAGGCGGAGACTGAGGCGTGGCAGAATATGGTGGAGGAATACAGAGAGCTGGAAAGGGAAATGTGCGAGAGGAAATTGGCGCCTAATTTGCcctattttaagaaattgatgcTGGGATGGTTTCAGCCTTTCAGGGAGGCTATTGAGAAGGAGCAGAATTTGCGGAGGTCGCTCAAGAATAAGGTCGCTTTTGCGCCTTTTATCGATGCTTTGCCTGCTGACAAAATAGCTATAATCGTGATGCATAAAATCATGTCGCTGTTGATGGTGGGAGGCAGCGAGGACAGGAGCGTTCGCGTAGTGGAAGCTGCCGTCCAAATTGGAGTAGCGATTGAGCAAGAA ATTAGAATCCAGAACTTctttaagaaagaaaaaaatgataaggGGAGGGAAGTGGTAGCTGAAGGTGAAGAAGATCCAAGTAAGGAAGTTTCTAATCTAAGACAACGTGTTAAACGTTTAATTAAAAGGAACAGGGTCAATGAAGTACAAAAGCTATTGAGAAGTGAAGAATTCCTGTCATGGGGTCGAGATACACAAGCCAAG TTGGGATGTTGTCTTATAGAATTGTTAACTCAAAGTGCTTATGTTCAACCTCCAATAGATCAGACAGCTGACTGCCCCCCTGAAGTTCGCCCTGCATTTCGGCATGTCTTCAAGATTGCAGCCAGAGAACCAGG GCAGACCATTATGAAGAAGTATGGTGCCATTGAATGTGATCCATTGGTCCTTCATGGACTCGATAAAACT GTAAGGCATATGATCATTCCTTATGTCCCAATGTTGGTGCCACCGAGAAGATGGAAAGG GTATGACAAAGGTGGTTACCTGTTTCTGCCATCATACTTAATGCGTACTCATGGGTCACAGAAGCAACAGGTTGCTGTTCGAGCTGTTCCTTCGAAACAAATGCAGAAAGTATATGAG GCCCTTGACACATTAGGAACAACTAAGTGGAGAGTAAATAAACGTATTTTAAGCGTGGTGGAAAGCCTTTGGGCTGCAGGTGGTAACATAGCTGGTTTGGTAAACCGTGAAAAT GTTCCAATACCTGAGTTGTTGTCGAATgatgaaaaagaaataaaaagctGGAAATGGAGCGTGAGGAAGGTGAAGAAAATCAATCAAGAGAGACATTCACAAAGATGTGATTTAGAACTAAAGCTTTCT GTTGCTCGGAAGATGAAAGACGAGGAAGGTTTTTACTATCCCCACAATCTTGACTTTCGAGGCCGTGCATATCCTATGCATCCTCATTTGAATCATCTTAGCTCTGATCTTTGTCGAGGAATCCTTGAATTTGCTGAAGGAAGACCTTTGGGAAAGTCTGGCTTACATTGGTTAAAGATTCATTTAGCAAATCTCTATGGCGGGGGAGTTGAAAAGCTCTCTTATGATGACCGCATCTcatttgtggaaaataatatagcAGATATATTAGATTCCGCTGATAATTCTCTTAACGGAAACCGCTGGTGGTTGAAGGCAGAGGATCCTTTTCAATGCCTAGCTGCTTGTATTAATTTGTCGGAAGCCTTAAAAAGCTCGTCGCCACATACTGTTATATCCCACTTACCAATACATCAG GATGGATCATGCAATGGACTGCAGCATTATGCAGCTCTTGGGAGAGATAGT TTTGAAGCTGCTGCAGTCAACTTAGTTGCTGGAGATAAGCCTTCTGATGTCTACTCAGAGATTGCTGAGAG GGTCCACAAAATCATGAAAAGGGATAGTGAAAAGGATCCTGAAACTGATCCAAATGCTTTGCTAGCCAAACTCTTAATTGGCCAG GTGGATAGGAAGCTTGTGAAACAGACAGTGATGACTTCAGTATATGGTGTCACCTATGTTGGTGCGAGGGAGCAGATCAAACGAAGATTGGAGGAAAAGGGTGTAATCAGTGATGACAAGATGCTCTTTAATGCAGCATGTTATGCTGCTCGA GTCACAATGGCAGCACTTGAGGAGTTATTTCAAGCTGCACGGGCCATAATGGGTTGGCTTGGTGACTGTGCAAAG ATAATTGCTCAAGAAAATCAACCTGTATGTTGGACGACTCCCTTAGGTCTGCCTGTGGTACAACCTTACTTTAAAACTCAACGGCATGTA ATAAAAACATCTCTTCAAGTTTTGGCTTTGCAGCGTGAGGGTGATTCA GTTGAGGTACGAAAGCAGAGAACAGCGTTCCCTCCGAACTTTGTGCACTCATTGGATGGTTCACACATGATGATGACTGCCATTGCTTGTCGGAGTGCTGGGCTGCGTTTTGCAG GTGTGCATGATTCATTCTGGACACACGCATGTGATGTTGATCGAATGAATCAGATATTACGACGTAAATTCGTGGAGCTATACAGTACACCAGTCCTTGAAAAC CTGCTCAAGAGCTTCCAGACGTCGCATCCAACCCTGACTTTCCCCCCACTACCGGAAAGAGGAGACTTTGATCTGGAAAAGGTCCTTGAATCTCCATACTTCTTCAACTGA